Proteins co-encoded in one Ruegeria sp. YS9 genomic window:
- a CDS encoding site-specific integrase: protein MASHRLNFTKAALSKAPAAKKGSRDYYYDEREAGLVLAVTAAGSKSFYLYKRIEGRPERLLLGKFPDMTVEQARKAAAKAKGGIASGANPQKEKKAIRDEMTFGALFTEYMDKYSKVHKKSWIYDEREVNKYLSHWFRRKISSIDRAEVERLHAKIGKDNGLYQANRLLERIRSIFNKAIEWGWKGVNPAVGIKKFREQSRDRFLQPDELPRFFEALAKEPNEAARDFFMVSLLTGARKSNTLAMMWKEINFTSATWRIEETKNADPLTVHLPQQAVELLIERKLKSDSPYVFEGSGKSGHLADPKKAWSRILKEAGIEDLRIHDLRRTLGSYQAATGANGYIIGKSLGHRSQQSTAIYARLNLDPVRESVDKATELMFSKST, encoded by the coding sequence GTGGCCAGTCACCGTTTGAACTTCACCAAAGCAGCCCTTTCGAAAGCCCCTGCCGCCAAGAAAGGATCACGGGACTACTACTATGACGAACGGGAAGCGGGATTGGTTTTGGCTGTGACGGCGGCAGGATCGAAGAGCTTTTACCTGTACAAACGGATCGAAGGGCGACCCGAACGCCTGTTGCTTGGCAAATTTCCTGACATGACCGTGGAACAGGCCCGCAAGGCGGCAGCAAAGGCCAAGGGCGGCATCGCGTCTGGGGCGAACCCTCAGAAAGAGAAAAAGGCCATTCGGGATGAAATGACCTTTGGGGCGCTTTTTACCGAATACATGGACAAGTATTCCAAGGTGCATAAGAAGTCGTGGATATATGACGAGCGGGAAGTAAACAAATATCTGTCGCATTGGTTCCGCAGAAAGATTTCCAGCATTGATCGGGCTGAGGTAGAAAGGCTTCATGCAAAGATCGGCAAGGACAACGGCTTGTATCAGGCCAACCGTTTGCTTGAACGTATTCGCTCCATATTCAACAAGGCCATTGAATGGGGGTGGAAGGGTGTGAACCCCGCTGTTGGTATCAAAAAGTTTCGGGAACAAAGCCGCGACAGATTCTTGCAGCCTGACGAACTGCCTCGCTTCTTTGAGGCATTGGCCAAGGAGCCCAACGAGGCCGCAAGAGATTTCTTTATGGTTTCCCTTCTGACAGGGGCACGAAAGTCAAACACGCTGGCAATGATGTGGAAAGAAATCAACTTCACATCGGCCACATGGCGGATCGAAGAAACCAAGAATGCAGACCCGTTGACGGTTCATCTCCCCCAACAGGCAGTTGAGTTGCTAATCGAACGAAAGCTCAAGTCAGACAGCCCCTACGTTTTTGAAGGCTCGGGCAAAAGCGGCCACCTTGCCGATCCCAAGAAAGCTTGGAGCCGGATCCTGAAAGAGGCAGGGATTGAAGACCTGCGCATTCATGACCTGCGTCGCACCTTGGGCAGCTATCAGGCGGCAACGGGGGCCAATGGATACATTATTGGTAAGTCTCTCGGGCATCGGTCCCAACAATCCACAGCAATCTACGCAAGGTTAAACCTAGACCCGGTCAGGGAGAGTGTGGACAAGGCGACAGAGTTGATGTTTTCAAAGTCTACCTAG
- a CDS encoding DUF6868 family protein: MTREFLTTFFGWMAVLNIAVLLFTTLMVLLLQDWIADIHGRMFRMERPDVKRAYFRYLANYKILTLVFCIVPWLALKLM; this comes from the coding sequence ATGACACGAGAGTTTTTGACGACGTTTTTTGGTTGGATGGCCGTGCTCAATATAGCGGTGCTTCTGTTTACCACCCTGATGGTTCTGCTATTGCAGGATTGGATTGCCGACATTCACGGCAGGATGTTTCGGATGGAACGCCCCGACGTGAAACGCGCCTATTTCAGGTATCTTGCGAACTACAAAATCCTGACGCTGGTTTTCTGCATCGTGCCGTGGCTGGCATTGAAACTGATGTGA
- a CDS encoding N-formylglutamate amidohydrolase, which produces MTYTPFFVHGADRPSRWLITCDHATNTVPPDVNGGDLGLPREDMERHIAYDVGAYEVSKHLGEILNAPVIAANFSRLVIDPNRGEDDPTLLMKLYDGSIIPGNRHADDVERERRLNMCYRPYHEALAQMAALPHAVIVSMHSFTRQLRGREPRPWHIGVLHTLDQRFSRPLIERLQAEDDLCVGVNEPYTGILPGDAIDKHCTAFGRPNALIELRNDLIADHAGQREWAERLAPILEDALAASDL; this is translated from the coding sequence ATGACATACACTCCGTTTTTCGTCCACGGTGCGGATCGCCCGTCGCGCTGGCTGATCACATGCGACCACGCAACCAATACTGTTCCCCCAGACGTAAATGGCGGCGACCTCGGTCTGCCGCGCGAGGATATGGAACGCCACATCGCCTATGATGTCGGCGCGTATGAGGTGTCGAAACACTTGGGTGAGATCCTGAACGCGCCGGTGATTGCCGCCAACTTCTCGCGGTTGGTCATCGACCCGAACCGGGGTGAAGACGATCCGACGCTGTTGATGAAGCTCTATGACGGGTCAATCATCCCGGGAAATCGCCATGCAGATGATGTCGAACGCGAACGTCGCCTGAATATGTGTTACCGCCCCTACCACGAGGCACTGGCACAAATGGCTGCCCTGCCCCATGCGGTGATCGTTTCGATGCATTCCTTCACCCGCCAACTGCGTGGTCGTGAACCGCGCCCATGGCATATTGGCGTGCTGCACACCTTGGACCAGCGGTTCTCACGCCCTCTGATCGAAAGGCTTCAGGCCGAGGATGATCTGTGCGTTGGCGTCAACGAGCCGTATACCGGAATACTGCCGGGGGATGCGATCGACAAACACTGTACCGCGTTCGGACGCCCAAACGCACTGATCGAGCTGCGCAACGACTTGATCGCAGACCATGCGGGGCAAAGGGAATGGGCCGAGCGATTGGCTCCAATCCTGGAAGATGCATTGGCAGCCAGCGACCTTTGA
- a CDS encoding DUF1244 domain-containing protein yields the protein MDKQTEIELQAAAFRRLQKHLMEDRTDVQNIDMMNLAGFCRNCLSRWYQEAANEKGIELGKDEAREIFYGMTMDEWKSKYQTEAGPEKQAAFKVAFEENVGRKD from the coding sequence ATGGACAAGCAAACCGAAATTGAACTTCAGGCTGCCGCATTTCGCCGGTTGCAAAAGCACCTGATGGAAGACCGCACGGACGTTCAGAACATCGACATGATGAACCTCGCCGGGTTTTGCCGCAACTGTTTGTCGCGCTGGTATCAGGAAGCGGCAAACGAAAAGGGAATCGAACTGGGCAAGGATGAAGCCCGCGAGATTTTCTACGGCATGACGATGGACGAATGGAAATCCAAGTATCAAACCGAGGCTGGCCCCGAGAAACAGGCGGCTTTCAAGGTTGCGTTCGAAGAAAACGTCGGCAGAAAAGACTGA